A stretch of the Aegilops tauschii subsp. strangulata cultivar AL8/78 chromosome 4, Aet v6.0, whole genome shotgun sequence genome encodes the following:
- the LOC109742159 gene encoding germin-like protein 8-5 encodes MASSSSILLFAALIALVSWQATASDPSPLQDFCVADLHLPVRVNGFVCKNPMEVNADDFFKAANLDKPRVTNKVGSNVTLINVMQIAGLNTLGISIARIDYAPLGQNPPHTHPRATEILTVLEGTLYVGFVTSNQPAPNRNKFLSKMLNKGDVFVFPVGLIHFQFNPNPHQPAVAIAALSSQNPGAITIANAVFGSDPPISDDVLAKAFQVEKNTIDYLQAQFWENNHN; translated from the exons ATGGCATCCTCCTCTTCTATCCTTCTCTTTGCTGCTCTTATTGCACTGGTCTCATGGCAGGCCACTGCCTCTGATCCTAGCCCACTCCAGGACTTTTGCGTCGCCGACCTGCATTTACCAG TGCGTGTCAATGGGTTTGTTTGCAAGAACCCGATGGAAGTTAACGCAGACGACTTCTTCAAGGCAGCCAACCTCGACAAGCCTAGGGTGACCAACAAGGTTGGATCCAACGTCACTTTGATCAACGTCATGCAGATTGCTGGACTCAACACCCTCGGCATCTCAATTGCGCGCATCGACTATGCTCCCTTAGGTCAGAACCCACCACATACGCACCCTCGCGCCACTGAGATCCTCACGGTGCTCGAGGGGACACTATATGTTGGCTTTGTCACATCCAACCAGCCCGCCCCCAACAGAAACAAGTTCCTTTCCAAGATGCTCAACAAAGGTGATGTGTTTGTCTTCCCCGTGGGGCTCATCCACTTCCAATTCAACCCCAACCCCCACCAGCCCGCTGTTGCAATTGCCGCGCTTAGCAGCCAGAACCCAGGGGCTATCACAATTGCCAATGCAGTGTTTGGGTCGGACCCACCAATATCAGATGATGTTCTTGCCAAGGCATTTCAGGTGGAAAAGAATACAATAGACTATCTCCAGGCTCAATTTTGGGAGAACAACCACAACTAA
- the LOC141020601 gene encoding germin-like protein 8-5: protein MASSPSFLLLAALLALVSWQAVASDPGPLQDFCVADMQSPVRVNGFVCKNPMEVNADDFFKAAALDKPRVTNKVGSNVTLINVMQIAGLNTLGISIARIDYAPLGQNPPHTHPRATEILTVLEGTLYVGFVTSNLPAPARNKFFSKVLNKGDVFVFPVGLIHFQFNPNPHQPAVAIAALSSQNPGAITIANAVFGSDPPISDDVLAKAFQVEKNTIDWLQAQFWENNHN, encoded by the exons ATGGCATCctccccttctttccttctcctcGCTGCTCTTCTTGCCTTGGTCTCATGGCAGGCCGTTGCCTCCGATCCTGGCCCGCTCCAGGACTTTTGTGTCGCCGACATGCAATCACCAG TGCGTGTCAATGGATTTGTCTGCAAGAACCCGATGGAGGTCAACGCTGATGACTTCTTCAAGGCAGCCGCCCTCGACAAGCCTAGGGTGACCAACAAGGTTGGATCCAACGTCACCTTGATCAATGTCATGCAGATTGCTGGACTCAACACCCTCGGCATCTCAATCGCGCGCATCGACTATGCTCCCTTAGGCCAGAACCCACCACATACGCACCCCCGCGCCACTGAGATCCTCACGGTGCTCGAGGGGACACTGTACGTTGGCTTTGTCACATCCAACCTGCCCGCCCCAGCCAGAAACAAGTTCTTCTCGAAGGTGCTCAACAAAGGTGATGTATTTGTCTTCCCCGTGGGACTCATCCATTTCCAATTCAACCCCAACCCCCATCAGCCCGCCGTTGCAATTGCCGCGCTCAGCAGCCAGAACCCAGGGGCTATCACAATTGCCAATGCGGTGTTTGGGTCAGACCCACCAATATCCGATGATGTTCTTGCCAAGGCGTTTCAGGTGGAAAAGAATACAATAGACTGGCTCCAGGCTCAGTTCTGGGAGAACAACCACAACTAA